Proteins encoded together in one Candidatus Omnitrophota bacterium window:
- the mnmG gene encoding tRNA uridine-5-carboxymethylaminomethyl(34) synthesis enzyme MnmG, whose translation MPGIPYSKDYDVIVVGGGHAGCEAALCAARMGLKCLLLTMDPDTMAQMSCNPAIGGLAKGHIVREIDALGGEMAKVADKTGIQFRLLNTKKGPAVQAPRAQADKKLYRLTMKKVLEGQDNLELKQETAEEIITSSGKAAGVLCQSSARYGAKAVIITTGTFLNGLIHIGMTTFPAGRIGEPPAVRLSDSLRSLGFEIKRLKTGTPARLKKGSIDFSKTEIQDGDPEPTPFSFSTEIIELRQVPCHITYTNHETHKFILDNLDRSPLYSGKIKGVGPRYCPSIEDKVVRFKDKERHQIFLEPEGLDSDEIYPNGVSTSLPEDVQLSMLRTIKGLEHCEVVRFGYAIEYDFCPPTQLKPTLETKLIDGLYFAGQINGTSGYEEAAGQGLIAGINAAQKIKGKGPFVLKRSEAYIGVLIDDLVTKGTNEPYRMFTSRAEYRLLLRHDNADIRLMGYGHELGLIPEPQYKALIEKKKMIETSVTALKRKRPGEISSFPGEIRKQAELEVKYEGYINRQVREAEKLKKLEQVTIPSTIDFKNIKGLRKEAQEKFDKIKPGSVGQASRISGISPCDISLLYVYIEALHKRKS comes from the coding sequence ATGCCCGGGATACCTTATTCTAAGGACTATGATGTCATAGTGGTAGGCGGAGGCCATGCAGGCTGCGAAGCTGCCCTGTGCGCGGCCAGGATGGGCTTAAAATGCCTTCTTTTGACCATGGACCCGGATACCATGGCCCAAATGTCCTGCAACCCCGCCATAGGCGGACTCGCCAAAGGCCATATCGTCCGGGAGATCGATGCGCTTGGCGGTGAGATGGCAAAAGTGGCTGATAAGACCGGTATCCAGTTCCGGCTTCTTAATACCAAGAAAGGCCCGGCTGTCCAGGCACCCCGCGCCCAGGCAGATAAGAAACTTTACCGGCTGACGATGAAGAAGGTCCTCGAAGGCCAGGACAATCTAGAGTTAAAGCAAGAGACCGCTGAGGAGATAATTACCTCGAGCGGGAAAGCCGCAGGCGTCCTTTGCCAATCAAGTGCGCGGTATGGCGCCAAGGCGGTTATTATCACAACAGGCACATTCCTGAACGGACTGATACATATAGGGATGACAACCTTCCCTGCAGGCAGGATCGGGGAGCCTCCGGCTGTCAGGTTATCGGACTCATTACGTTCGTTAGGATTTGAAATAAAAAGACTTAAGACAGGAACCCCGGCCAGGCTAAAGAAAGGATCTATAGACTTCTCCAAGACAGAGATCCAGGATGGCGATCCGGAGCCGACACCCTTCTCATTTTCTACCGAAATAATAGAGCTGCGGCAGGTCCCTTGCCATATCACTTATACAAACCACGAGACACACAAATTCATCTTGGACAACCTTGACCGCTCACCGCTTTACAGCGGGAAGATCAAAGGAGTCGGCCCTCGCTACTGTCCGTCAATTGAAGACAAAGTCGTAAGATTTAAAGACAAAGAGCGCCACCAGATATTCCTTGAGCCGGAAGGATTGGATTCCGATGAGATATATCCTAACGGAGTTTCCACAAGCCTCCCCGAGGATGTCCAGTTATCTATGTTAAGGACCATCAAAGGGTTAGAGCATTGCGAAGTGGTTCGTTTTGGTTACGCCATCGAATACGACTTCTGCCCGCCCACCCAGCTTAAACCTACGCTTGAGACAAAGCTTATAGATGGACTTTACTTTGCCGGACAGATCAATGGCACATCAGGCTATGAAGAAGCCGCCGGCCAGGGCCTTATTGCCGGGATCAACGCCGCGCAAAAAATTAAAGGCAAAGGGCCTTTTGTCCTGAAACGGTCGGAAGCTTACATAGGCGTATTAATTGATGACCTGGTGACGAAAGGCACAAACGAGCCATATCGCATGTTTACCTCCCGCGCGGAATATAGACTTCTATTGCGCCATGACAATGCCGACATACGGCTTATGGGTTATGGTCATGAGTTAGGCCTTATACCGGAACCGCAATATAAGGCGCTGATCGAGAAAAAGAAGATGATCGAGACAAGCGTCACTGCCTTAAAGCGCAAACGTCCCGGCGAGATATCTTCGTTTCCCGGCGAGATCAGGAAACAGGCCGAGCTAGAGGTAAAATACGAAGGCTATATCAATAGGCAGGTCCGCGAGGCCGAAAAGCTCAAAAAGCTCGAACAGGTAACGATACCTTCGACGATAGATTTCAAGAACATCAAAGGCCTGCGGAAGGAAGCCCAGGAAAAGTTCGACAAGATAAAGCCCGGGTCTGTCGGCCAGGCCTCAAGGATATCAGGTATTTCGCCGTGCGATATCTCGCTTCTCTATGTCTATATAGAAGCCCTCCATAAAAGAAAATCTTGA
- a CDS encoding Jag N-terminal domain-containing protein, which produces MKSIEAEGKTTKEAIHLALQKLGVSRDKVHVKVLSEGRRGLFGMEGLKLAKVKITLKEETHQTHHKV; this is translated from the coding sequence ATGAAGTCTATTGAAGCCGAAGGAAAGACCACAAAAGAAGCTATTCACCTGGCGCTGCAGAAGCTCGGGGTTAGCCGCGACAAGGTCCACGTTAAGGTCCTCTCCGAAGGCCGCCGGGGCCTCTTTGGTATGGAAGGCCTGAAACTGGCCAAAGTCAAGATAACCTTAAAAGAAGAAACCCACCAAACACACCACAAAGTTTGA